Genomic segment of Malania oleifera isolate guangnan ecotype guangnan chromosome 7, ASM2987363v1, whole genome shotgun sequence:
GGATCAGCAGCACAAGAACACACTCAAAGAAACACACAAAGAAACCCTTAAAAAATGCAACCAGCACTAAAACTCGGGGAAAAAAAAGATCAGTAGATCGTATAAACAAGATCACAGACTAATGTCACTGAATTACATATGCCATCTGAAGCAAAATTACACAAATGCTCACTGATCGATCATCTTCCAAATCCTATTGCACAACTCAAGCGCAGAAACCTTTGTCGGATCAAACTCAAACATCTCAACCGTTTTCCTATCCCTTTCAACAATACGGCCAGAGATTTTGAACGCATCGTCCACGCTCGGAATCACCTTCGTGACGGAAGCGTACATCGAAAGCTTCCTATGTTCCCGCACCTTGTCCTGCCCGAGTCTACTCTGATTCTGCTTTCTCTCCTCGATAGAAACCCTCTGACGCTCTAGATCACTAATCTCGTCAACCACTGCTCTGAGCTCTTCTCTAAGCGAACGCTCCCTTCGAAGCTCCTCCTCCAACTCTTCTTGGAGGCCGTTGATCTCCGCATCCGAAGCAGCTTCAGATCTTGCCTCGTCCTTCTTCTGCTTGCACGCGTTGATCTTGTTCTCGCATTCTTGAATTGAACTCTGAACCTCGTTGATATCGGAAATGCAGAAGGATTGTAGAGCCTCGGAGTGTTCGATGCACTGTGTCAGATTGTTCAAATCATTTTTGTTCCTAAGGAACTCGACGAGGTCCTCGCTGAACGAGATCAGCTTCTGGACGTCGATCTTTCTAGACGAATCCCCCATTGGCGCCTGCAACTGGTTCGAAATCAAGTTCAAATTTATTTGAAGACTCTAGGGCTTCCAAAACACGGGTCATTAGACTCATTACAGATAATGGGAGTTGCGGTCGTGGCCTGGGGCCGGGGCCGGGGCCCAGCGACCCGACCGGACCCATTGTGTTATTTTTCTTTCCCTATATTAGCTGCAATTTATTCCAcgcttaaaattttataaactaaataaattatttataaattaaatatttatatctATTAATAATAGATAATTTGATAATTCATTATATTCTTTGCCAATCAATGTAGTgtcaaataatatttatatattttaaaatttgaaattaaattattgtatttttattatcattagtgaGGTCACAAGTCAAAGAGACCAATACCTTTGCCAACATTATATTATTCTGTCTCAATTAAAGTCTCCAGCAAAACTTACAAATTTGGTTGCAAACTATTAAAGTAAGACATATGGTTTGCACAACCCAGCAGACAAGGTATATGAACATAACATGACTCTTCTTAATAAACTAAATAGTTTGATTTTTCAAATAGCAAGCCCTCTATTTAATCTTTCAACTATTAGCGCTAAATAACCCTCAAGAACGATTCAAAATCAAAGAAATACCAAGTTATTTTGCAATTCAATCGTAAAACTTTAGTATTTGTTTGGTATTCGAGAACGATTCAAAACTAAAGAAATACCAAGTTATTTTGCAATTCAATCGTAAAACTTTAGTATTTGTTTGGTATTCTCAGTTGTTGCTTTGTCAATATATTGCAGTTGGATTTATTCAAGTTCACTGCCACCCATGTGAACCTCTATAGTCCAACTATAATATTACAAATTACCCCGTGTAGATAGATTTGATGAACATCATTACATTATCTACAAATAATGAATGCAAAATTTTAGTTTCCACCTAAGACGCGATAAATTATACAGGGAACTCTTCCCTCCACGTATTCGTATGTCTGTTTCCTTAATGTTAAACATATGACAAATTGGTCctacattcattaatattaaAGAGAGACACATTTTCAGTAAGTGTATAATTAAGGAAACGGGTAGATGGACACGGGAAGGGGGAGGTTCTCTATATAATTTCTCCTAAGACGCTCTAATTGATTTATATTTTCACTCATTATTCATTTATTAAACAAAGGTGAAAGTTTTTACATGCGATCAATAAGTAAGTACAACGATAGAACAACACCCCGACAAAGTTCTTTAGAAAGATATAATCAAATAGATATTTCAAAAGTTGTGATGTAATTCACAACTAATTGGATAGTCTCGAAAAGCCAAAGTCGAcaaaaatttattgaaaaaaaataacaCTAATGAACTCTATCATAAGCCATTTCAGAGGGTCATGGCAGTAGTAACCCAAACCCGTAGCAGAAGTAAATATAACCTCATATACATTTATTACCAAAATATTAATTActttattacaacaatatctccaatatcaaaacTAACATCCTTAGAAATTCCAAAATATGAAAAAACATCActaatttaatattcattttaattAACTCTTTCTAATCTCACCCACGCTTTCGCTACGCTACTCTGATTCCGGCATGTTTTTCAATCCTATCtgtaatatgaaataataattatggtgagacgacgctcaataagtaaagactagattattatcagtgtgtagtTAAGATAACATTTACagtgtaaaaataattaatttaattgttAAAAACTACATTTGAATAATTATATATCATTTTTGTCCAACCAGCCATATGCATATAACTATATTTATTTCCCTTTATACTTTTTCTTCACATTATCATTTAGCTCTACTAAATGGGGCTCTATTCACATATGTGTATAATCATCATGTAGGCTCTTTAAATATGAccatgaattatatatatatgcatacttttctttcaaattattatttagacCTAATAAATGACcttaatcacataaatatataaatatgtatgaaaAACTCTTTTGGCCTATGGGTGTCATGTTTACCTTTATGACTGAATTGTGTGATCTGAAAACTGAACTTAACTGGTTAGTCAATCAAATTAGATTAAATATCATGTctgtaagtgagatttttctaTCACATTCTGGTCGAGAACCAGGTGTGCATTTAGGACAAATTCACTTTCATCCAGCAACACTTACACAATAGTATGGTTgcactcataattttttttttaaccataAGTTGTGATACCGAACATTCATAACATTCGAGTCATCgaggttcttaaaacatataattataatttatgcaataaaaaaagTATCATAAAAAAATCCCAACATTTTTGCATATAAAACTTGTAATATAATCTCTTAATTATTCATAATAAATCATGTAATAATCATAACATCGTAAAAATTTCATACTTGCTCATTTATGCAATAAGATAAACTCACATCACACGATTTGcgtgcaaattattattattattttataaattacctgataaaatttataatatttcttaacaaaaatattctcatatatatttaaataaaaaaatggatATGATCAACTACACGTATTAATAAAGtagatataattaaatttatgtatttaatttaaatcaggtatatttatgaaaaaatctgacataatctaatTCACTTACCTTTCGTTCAACTCTTTTTTGTAATTTCttataaaaatgaatttaaaaactgatcctatttatagaaaattgggaaaattatattttcgtaattttatagattttttaaggattaaaaatgaaataaataaataattaaataataaaataaaagaagagagagagagagagagagagagataaacgGATAGAGGAGAAATTGAGACAAAGACATGTAAGGGGGATTCTTTGATTCCATCATcaatatccttatatatatatattgaaaatacatacttttcaacataaaCATATTTTATTGTAATAAGTTTGTCTGTGTACGTAAATCATTTGATATATGTATACATAAAGGATTTTCCCTCGACGAACAATCATTTagtatcatgtaataaccccacatgatcgggttgtgtagTCCGTGGGCGGGACTTatcaatggctggcctaccacgctaagccaaacatAACGCGTCTGTAAATACGATAggcctacccagcctggtccgaactgccagggggGTGAACTACTCTTCTCTAGGTACAATTGACTATCtatacaccaacactctatctgagtagTGTGGTGGCACTGACTAATCTGGGTaactacgataccatgctctaaATATAGTTGGTCTATCAAGgttctaataccatataatacaatttataaaataaaactgtaacatgatctcattttcaaaaGTCTGTATAAAATCTAACATGTTCACAATCCTGTATAAAATCTGTTATATCATATCTCTgtataaaattgtcattttatATATTGACATATGCCGTCTGAACTGAATTCGACATAAAATCATCTAAACTGAATTTAGCATAAAGTCGTCTGAATTGTTATTTCATAATTATGtaaaaatctgtcatatcataattatgTGTAAAACTATACTTTActgtatattttcataaaatattctaacatgtttatttatgttgtaacatattcattactcatgccacacagtttgagtgataattcatagcATAATAATCTGTCTAGGATGACTATATTCTTCtattgaaaaataatagtataatCATCTAATAATTTGTCTGggataattatatttttttgctGAGAAATAATGGTATAATCATCTTTAGGGTTTTACTTAAAATCAAATacccaatttttcccaaaacatacatataataaattcaaaatttccatttccatatgcctgaatactcaatatatatatatgtatatatattattccaaaatattccaaaaaatatgatataatcaaattcctacagtttaatttaactcaggcatatttttaaaataaaatataaatatagatataattaatttcacatactccatttaaatcgggcatattttaaataacacaattctaattaaattcacatactcaagtttaatcgaaaatatttttaaaataaacttgacataatttattccccttaccttagcccttGAGTGGTACCTATGAGGTTACGACGTCCAAACGAcgaatccactccagttaaaatgtttAGGAGCAGAGTTAGTgtgatgacccgaagaataatgatatttaaataataattaagagagtggaaaaatggaaacaggaaaaAAAGGGCacagcgttcgtcgacgacgttgcactttgggctcgtcgatgagaaaataccgagaggatatctgggcgactctgaatttcgttgacgagttgtcttcttgacctcgtcaatgaggtgacgtggctcatcgacaaaattcagaggtcaACAAAGGtcaatgtataaataggccaaacttcattttttcagCGGAATTTCGACgctcaaccctctctctctctctctcctccctgcggtttctctctcctctctcttcaattttggcttcGCTGTTCACCGAATCAacgatccaaggccaccacaacgctcctggagaagttctctccaagtctaccgaAACAAATCGTTGGTGGGAttgagttggaattcatccctgggttaagataaggttttttatgcaaaatttggtcttcccatagttataggaaatgttattcacggagaaatactgaagttttgttctaagagttgttggtttcagggtgttgttCGAGGAACCTTGCGAGTGTAGGATCGACATATTCtagggggtttctttttagtATCAGgtgagggaataaactaaagtagccattttccatgaaaattataattaattagaagaattatgtttaggaaagcatgtattatttttgtattttattgagaaaatgcatatttgagaaaatactactaCGATgtagaaatgtatatatatgtatgaaatgccagaaattatgaaTTCAGAATGGAATGTACGGtgtattcagcattgtgtggcatgaatattattttacatgaaaaatattatgttatggttattttacg
This window contains:
- the LOC131160486 gene encoding kinetochore protein SPC24 homolog, producing MGDSSRKIDVQKLISFSEDLVEFLRNKNDLNNLTQCIEHSEALQSFCISDINEVQSSIQECENKINACKQKKDEARSEAASDAEINGLQEELEEELRRERSLREELRAVVDEISDLERQRVSIEERKQNQSRLGQDKVREHRKLSMYASVTKVIPSVDDAFKISGRIVERDRKTVEMFEFDPTKVSALELCNRIWKMIDQ